One region of Baekduia soli genomic DNA includes:
- a CDS encoding MarR family winged helix-turn-helix transcriptional regulator, with the protein MSDQRQLGYELRLAELAWRKSLEGPLRELGLTIPQYSTLRALERAPGASSAELARNALVTPQTMNALVLQLEEAELIARRVSATNLRVLNAELTPAGKALLSKAHRLVGRLESVAVSDLSKAEHHQLLELLARCAAALEQAAPKRG; encoded by the coding sequence ATGAGCGACCAGCGCCAGCTTGGGTACGAGCTTCGCCTCGCCGAGTTGGCTTGGCGCAAGAGCCTCGAAGGGCCGCTGCGAGAGCTCGGGCTCACGATTCCGCAGTATTCGACGCTCAGGGCGCTCGAGAGGGCGCCGGGGGCCTCGTCCGCCGAATTGGCCAGAAACGCCCTGGTGACGCCGCAGACGATGAACGCCCTTGTGCTCCAGCTGGAGGAGGCGGAGCTGATCGCACGAAGGGTCAGCGCGACCAACCTGCGGGTGCTCAACGCCGAACTGACGCCGGCCGGCAAGGCGCTGTTGAGCAAGGCTCACCGGCTTGTGGGCCGCCTCGAGAGCGTGGCCGTCAGCGATCTGAGCAAGGCCGAGCACCATCAGCTGCTCGAGCTCCTGGCACGCTGTGCCGCTGCGCTCGAACAGGCCGCGCCAAAGCGCGGGTGA
- a CDS encoding aldose 1-epimerase family protein, producing the protein MTAIEIPSGSQFELRSGDQRAIVVEVGGALRSYVAAGHELLDGYGAQERCTSARGQSLIPWPNRLRDGRYSFAGRQHQLPLTEPAKHNAIHGLVRWANWSAASSAQDRVTMTHLLHPQSGWPFTLALEIEYSLSRDGLTVRTRATNVGSGPCPYGAGAHPYLTLGTETIDSLLLQAPGQRHLTCDERGIPTGSAAVAGTKFDFLRAREIGDARLDTAYGDLLRDPDGRARVRVITPDRTRRATLWLDAGYPYLMLFTGDSLPKPRRRRRGLGIEPMTCAPNALQSGDGLLTLEPGERVETAWGIAPE; encoded by the coding sequence ATGACGGCGATCGAGATTCCCTCGGGCAGCCAGTTCGAGCTGCGCTCCGGCGACCAGCGAGCCATCGTGGTCGAGGTGGGCGGAGCCCTGCGCTCCTACGTCGCCGCCGGCCACGAGTTGCTCGACGGGTACGGAGCGCAGGAGCGCTGCACCTCGGCCCGGGGGCAGTCGCTGATCCCCTGGCCCAACCGGCTGCGCGACGGGCGCTACAGCTTCGCAGGCCGGCAGCACCAGCTGCCACTCACCGAGCCGGCCAAGCACAACGCGATCCACGGTCTGGTCCGCTGGGCCAATTGGAGCGCCGCCTCCTCGGCGCAGGACCGCGTCACCATGACGCACCTCCTCCACCCCCAGTCCGGCTGGCCCTTCACCCTCGCGCTGGAGATCGAGTACTCGCTGTCGCGCGACGGTCTCACCGTTCGGACGCGAGCGACCAATGTCGGCTCGGGCCCGTGCCCGTATGGCGCCGGCGCACACCCCTACCTCACGCTCGGCACGGAGACGATCGACTCCCTGCTCCTCCAGGCTCCGGGACAGAGGCATCTGACCTGCGACGAGCGAGGGATCCCGACCGGGTCGGCGGCCGTGGCGGGGACCAAGTTCGATTTCCTCCGCGCGCGCGAGATCGGCGATGCCCGCCTCGACACCGCCTACGGCGATCTGCTCCGCGATCCGGACGGCCGCGCGCGGGTGCGCGTGATCACCCCGGACCGGACGAGACGGGCCACGCTGTGGCTCGACGCGGGCTACCCCTATCTGATGCTGTTCACCGGCGATTCGCTGCCCAAGCCGCGTCGCCGGCGTCGCGGACTGGGGATCGAACCGATGACCTGCGCACCCAATGCGCTGCAGTCCGGCGACGGGCTCCTGACTCTCGAACCGGGCGAGCGCGTCGAGACCGCCTGGGGCATCGCCCCCGAGTAG